The following proteins come from a genomic window of Canis aureus isolate CA01 chromosome 3, VMU_Caureus_v.1.0, whole genome shotgun sequence:
- the LOC144310929 gene encoding myosin-8 isoform X2, with product MSASSDAEMAVFGEAAPFLRKSEKERIEAQNKPFDAKTSVFVAEPKASYVKSTIQSKEGGKVTVKTEGGATLTVREDQVFPMNPPKYDKIEDMAMMTHLHEPGVLYNLKERYAAWMIYTYSGLFCVTVNPYKWLPVYNPEVVAAYRGKKRQEAPPHIFSISDNAYQFMLTDRENQSILITGESGAGKTVNTKRVIQYFATIAVTGEKKKEEATSGKMQGTLEDQIISANPLLEAFGNAKTVRNDNSSRFGKFIRIHFGTTGKLASADIETYLLEKSRVTFQLKAERSYHIFYQITSNKKPDLIEMLLITTNPYDYAFVSQGEITVPSIDDQEELMATDSAIDILGFTPEEKVSIYKLTGAVMHYGNMKFKQKQREEQAEPDGTEVADKAAYLQNLNSADLLKALCYPRVKVGNEYVTKGQTVQQHVFGTSTITTLSMKVYNAVGALAKAVYEKMFLWMVTRINQQLDTKQPRQYFIGVLDIAGFEIFDFNSLEQLCINFTNEKLQQFFNHHMFVLEQEEYKKEGIEWTFIDFGMDLAACIELIEKPLGIFSILEEECMFPKATDTSFKNKLYDQHLGKSANFQKPKVVKGKAEAHFSLIHYAGTVDYNIGGWLDKNKDPLNDTVVGLYQKSAMKTLASLFSTYASAEADSGAKKGAKKKGSSFQTVSALFRENLNKLMTNLRSTHPHFVRCIIPNETKTPGAMEHELVLHQLRCNGVLEGIRICRKGFPSRILYGDFKQRYKVLNASAIPEGQFIDSKKASEKLLASIDIDHTQYKFGHTKVFFKAGLLGLLEEMRDEKLSQIITRTQAVCRGFLMRVEYQKMLQRREALFCIQYNIRAFMNVKHWPWMRLFFKIKPLLKSAETEKEMATMKEEFQKTKDELAKSEAKRKELEEKMVTLLKEKNDLQLQVQSEADALADAEERCEQLIKNKIQLEAKIKEVTERAEDEEEINAELTAKKRKLEDECSELKKDIDDLELTLAKVEKEKHATENKVKNLTEEMAGLDETIAKLTKEKKALQEAHQQTLDDLQAEEDKVNTLTKAKTKLEQQVDDLEGSLEQERKLRMDLERAKRKLEGDLKLAQESTMDAENDKQQLDEKLKKKEFEISNLLSKIEDEQAIEIQLQKKIKELQARIEELEEEIEAERASRAKAEKQRSDLSRELEEISERLEEAGGATSAQIEMNKKREAEFQKMRRDLEEATLQHEATAATLRKKHADSVAELGEQIDNLQRVKQKLEKEKSEMKMEIDDLASNAETISKAKGNLEKMCRTLEDQVSELKTKEEEQQRLINDLTAQRARLQTEAGEYSRQLDEKDALVSQLSRSKQASTQQIEELKRQLEEETKAKNALAHALQSSRHDCDLLREQYEEEQEGKAELQRALSKANSEVAQWRTKYETDAIQRTEELEEAKKKLAQRLQEAEEHVEAVNAKCASLEKTKQRLQNEVEDLMLDVERSNAACAALDKKQRNFDKVLAEWKQKYEETQAELEASQKEARTLSTELFKVKNAYEESLDQVETLKRENKNLQQEISDLTEQIAEGGKQIHELEKIKKQVEQEKCDIQAALEEAEASLEHEEGKILRIQLELNQVKSEVDRKIAEKDEEIDQLKRNHIRVMESMQSTLDAEIRSRNDALRVKKKMEGDLNEMEIQLNHANRLAAESLRNYRNTQGILKDTQLHLDDALRGQEDLKEQLAMVERRANLLQAEIEELRATLEQTERSRKTAEQELLDASERVQLLHTQNTSLINTKKKLENDVSQLQSEVEEVIQESRNAEEKAKKAITDAAMMAEELKKEQDTSAHLERMKKNMEQTVKDLQHRLDEAEQLALKGGKKQIQKLEARVHELEGEVESEQKRNAEAVKGLRKHERRVKELTYQTEEDRKNVLRLQDLVDKLQAKVKSYKRQAEEAEEQSNTNLAKFRKLQHELEEAEERADIAESQVNKLRVKSREVHTKISAE from the exons ATGAGCGCGAGTTCAGACGCTGAGATGGCGGTTTTTGGCGAAGCCGCTCCCTTCCTCCGAAAATCCGAAAAGGAGCGGATCGAGGCCCAAAATAAGCCCTTCGATGCTAAAACATCCGTCTTTGTCGCGGAGCCCAAAGCCTCCTACGTGAAGAGCACCATACAgagcaaggaaggagggaaagtaaCTGTGAAGACAGAAGGTGGAGCA ACTCTGACTGTCAGAGAGGACCAAGTCTTCCCCATGAACCCTCCGAAATATGACAAGATCGAGGACATGGCCATGATGACACACCTGCACGAGCCTGGAGTGCTGTACAACCTCAAAGAGCGTTATGCAGCCTGGATGATCTAT ACCTACTCGGGCCTCTTCTGCGTCACCGTCAACCCCTACAAGTGGCTGCCGGTGTACAACCCCGAGGTGGTGGCCGCCTACCGAGGCAAGAAGCGCCAAGAGGCCCCGCCCCACATCTTCTCCATCTCTGACAATGCCTATCAGTTCATGCTGACCG ATCGTGAGAACCAGTCCATCCTGATCAC AGGAGAATCTGGTGCCGGGAAGACCGTGAACACCAAGCGTGTCATCCAGTACTTTGCAACAATTGCGGTCActggagagaagaagaaggaagaagctaCTTCTGGCAAGATGCAG GGGACCCTTGAAGATCAGATCATCAGTGCCAACCCCCTACTGGAGGCCTTTGGCAATGCCAAGACTGTGAGGAATGACAACTCCTCTCGCTTT GGTAAATTCATTAGAATCCACTTTGGTACCACAGGGAAACTGGCTTCTGCAGATATTGAAACAT ATCTTCTAGAAAAGTCTAGAGTTACTttccagctgaaggcagaaagaAGCTACCATATTTTTTATCAGATCACTTCCAATAAGAAGCCAGATCTGATTG AAATGCTCCTGATCACCACCAATCCATATGACTATGCCTTCGTCAGCCAAGGGGAGATCACAGTCCCCAGCATTGATGACCAAGAGGAGCTGATGGCTACAGAT AGTGCCATTGACATCCTGGGCTTCACTCCTGAAGAGAAAGTCTCCATCTACAAGCTCACGGGGGCCGTGATGCATTATGGGAACATGAAGTTCAAGCAGAAGCAGCGGGAGGAGCAGGCTGAGCCAGATGGCACCGAAG TCGCTGACAAGGCAGCCTACCTCCAGAACCTGAACTCTGCTGACCTGCTCAAAGCCCTCTGCTACCCCAGGGTCAAGGTCGGCAACGAGTATGTCACCAAAGGCCAGACTGTGCAGCAG CATGTCTTTGGTACGTCAACAATCACCACTCTGTCCATGAAGGTGTACAATGCGGTGGGCGCTCTGGCCAAGGCCGTCTATGAGAAGATGTTCCTGTGGATGGTCACCCGCATCAACCAGCAGCTGGACACCAAGCAGCCCAGGCAGTACTTCATCGGGGTCCTGGACATCGCTGGCTTTGAGATCTTTGAT TTCAACAGCCTGGAGCAGCTGTGCATCAACTTCACCAATGAGAAACTGCAACAATTTTTCAACCACCACATGTTCGTGCTGGAGCAGGAGGAGTATAAGAAGGAGGGTATTGAGTGGACCTTCATCGACTTCGGGATGGACCTAGCTGCCTGCATTGAGCTTATTGAGAAG CCACTGGGCATCTTTTCCATCCTGGAAGAGGAGTGCATGTTCCCCAAGGCCACAGACACCTCCTTCAAGAACAAGCTCTATGACCAGCACCTGGGCAAGTCTGCCAACTTCCAGAAGCCCAAAGTGGTCAAAGGCAAGGCTGAGGCACACTTCTCGCTGATCCACTATGCAGGCACCGTGGACTACAACATTGGTGGCTGGCTTGACAAGAACAAGGACCCCCTAAATGACACGGTGGTCGGGCTGTACCAGAAGTCTGCAATGAAGACTCTGGCCAGTCTCTTTTCCACTTACGCTAGTGCTGAAGCAG ACAGTGGCGCAAAGAAAGGTGCTAAGAAGAAGGGTTCTTCGTTCCAGACTGTATCAGCCCTTTTCAGG gaaaatttaaataaactgatGACCAATCTGAGGAGCACTCACCCCCACTTTGTACGGTGCATCATCCCCAATGAAACCAAAACACCAG GGGCCATGGAGCATGAACTTGTCCTGCATCAGCTGCGGTGTAACGGTGTGCTGGAAGGGATCCGCATCTGCAGGAAGGGGTTCCCAAGCAGGATCCTTTATGGGGATTTTAAACAAAG ATACAAAGTTTTAAATGCAAGTGCTATCCCAGAAGGACAGTTCATCGACAGCAAGAAGGCTTCTGAGAAACTTCTTGCCTCTATTGATATTGATCACACCCAATATAAATTTGGACATACCAAG GTTTTCTTCAAAGCTGGCCTTCTGGGTCTTCTagaagaaatgagagatgaaAAGTTGTCCCAAATTATAACAAGAACCCAAGCTGTCTGCAGGGGATTCCTAATGAGGGTAGAATATCAGAAGATGTTGCAAAGGAG AGAAGCCCTTTTCTGCATCCAGTACAATATACGTGCCTTCATGAACGTCAAGCACTGGCCCTGGATGAGGCTCTTCTTCAAGATCAAACCCCTTCTCAAGAGCGCAGAGACCGAGAAGGAGATGGCCACCATGAAGGAAGAGTTTCAGAAAACCAAAGATGAGCTTGCCAAGTCAGAGGCGAAAAGGAAGGAACTGGAGGAAAAAATGGTCActctcttaaaagagaaaaatgacctGCAGCTCCAGGTTCAATCT GAAGCTGACGCCTTGGCTGATGCAGAGGAAAGGTGTGAACaactgattaaaaacaaaatccagctgGAGGCCAAGATCAAGGAGGTGACTGAGAGagcagaggatgaggaggagatcAATGCTGAGCTGACAGCCAAGAAGAGGAAACTGGAAGATGAGTGTTCAGAGCTCAAGAAAGATATTGACGACCTTGAGCTGACCCTGGCCAAGGTCGAAAAGGAGAAGCATGCCACAGAGAACAAG gtAAAAAACCTCACAGAAGAGATGGCAGGCCTGGATGAAACCATTGCAAAGCTGACCAAGGAGAAGAAGGCCCTCCAAGAGGCCCACCAGCAGACCCTGGATGACCTGCAGGCAGAAGAAGACAAAGTCAACACCCTGACCAAAGCTAAAACCAAGCTAGAGCAGCAAGTGGATGAT CTTGAAGGGTCTCTAGAGCAAGAAAGGAAACTTCGAATGGATCTAGAAAGGGCAAAGAGGAAACTAGAGGGAGACCTAAAATTGGCCCAAGAATCCACAATGGATGCCGAAAATGACAAGCAGCAACTTGATGAGAAACTCAAAAA GAAAGAATTTGAAATCAGCAATCTGCTAAGCAAAATTGAAGATGAGCAAGCAATAGAAATTCAACTACAGAAGAAGATCAAAGAGCTGCAG GCCCGCAtcgaggagctggaggaggaaatCGAGGCAGAGCGCGCCTCCAGGGCCAAAGCAGAGAAGCAGCGCTCTGACCTCTCCCGGGAACTGGAGGAGATCAGCGAGCGCCTGGAAGAAGCTGGCGGGGCCACATCTGCCCAGATTGAGATGAACAAGAAGCGGGAGGCCGAGTTCCAGAAGATGCGCAGGGACCTGGAGGAGGCCACCCTGCAGCACGAAGCCACAGCGGCTACACTGAGAAAGAAGCATGCAGACAGCGTGGCTGAGCTTGGGGAGCAGATAGACAACCTGCAGAGGGTCAAGCAGAagctggagaaggagaagagtGAGATGAAGATGGAGATCGATGACCTTGCCAGTAATGCAGAGACCATTTCCAAAGCCAAG GGGAACCTTGAAAAGATGTGTCGCACTCTAGAAGATCAGGTAAGTGAACTTAAGACCAAGGAAGAGGAGCAGCAACGGCTGATCAACGACCTGACAGCTCAGAGAGCGCGTCTGCAGACAGAAGCAG GTGAATATTCCCGACAATTAGATGAAAAAGATGCTTTAGTCTCTCAGCTTTCAAGAAGCAAACAAGCATCTACGCAGCAGATTGAGGAGCTGAAACGTCAGCTGGAGGAAGAAACTAAA GCCAAGAACGCCCTGGCCCACGCCCTGCAGTCCTCCCGCCATGACTGTGACCTGCTGCGGGAACAGtatgaggaggagcaggagggcaaGGCTGAGCTGCAGAGGGCGCTGTCCAAGGCCAACAGCGAGGTGGCCCAGTGGAGGACCAAATATGAGACGGACGCCATCCAGCGCACCGAGGAGTTGGAGGAGGCCAA GAAGAAGCTGGCCCAGCGTCTGCAGGAAGCTGAGGAGCACGTAGAAGCTGTGAACGCCAAATGTGCTTCCCTGGAGAAGACAAAGCAGCGGCTCCAAAATGAGGTGGAGGACCTCATGCTGGATGTGGAGAGATCTAACGCTGCCTGCGCCGCTCTTGACAAAAAGCAGAGGAACTTTGACAAG GTTCTGGCGGAGTGGAAACAGAAGTATGAGGAAACTCAGGCTGAACTGGAGGCCTCCCAGAAGGAGGCTCGCACTCTCAGCACTGAGCTGTTCAAGGTCAAGAATGCCTATGAGGAATCCCTAGATCAAGTGGAAACcctaaagagagagaacaagaactTGCAGC AGGAGATTTCTGACCTCACTGAGCAGATTGCTGAGGGAGGGAAGCAAATCCatgaattggagaaaataaagaagcaagTGGAACAAGAGAAATGTGACATTCAGGCTGCCTTAGAGGAAGCAGAA GCATCTCTTGAACATGAAGAGGGAAAGATTCTGCGCATCCAGCTAGAGCTGAACCAAGTCAAGTCTGAAGTCGACAGGAAAATTGCAGAGAAGGATGAAGAAATTGACCAGCTGAAGAGAAACCACATCAGGGTCATGGAGTCGATGCAGAGCACCCTCGATGCTGAGATCAGGAGCAGGAATGATGCTCTGAGAGTCAAGAAGAAGATGGAGGGAGACCTCAATGAGATGGAAATCCAGCTTAATCATGCCAACCGCTTGGCTGCAGAGAGTTTGAGGAACTACAGGAACACCCAAGGCATCCTGAAG GACACTCAGCTCCACCTGGATGATGCTCTCCGAGGCCAGGAGGACCTGAAGGAGCAGTTGGCCATGGTGGAGCGCAGAGCCAACCTGCTGCAGGCTGAGATCGAGGAGCTGAGGGCCACTCTGGAGCAGACAGAGAGGAGCAGGAAAACTGCAGAGCAGGAGCTCCTAGATGCCAGTGAGCGCGTCCAGCTCCTCCACACCCAG AATACCAGCCTGATCAACAccaagaaaaaattggaaaatgatGTTTCACAACTCCAGAGTGAAGTGGAGGAAGTCATTCAAGAATCACGTAATGCAGAAGAGAAGGCCAAGAAGGCCATCACAGAT GCGGCCATGATGGCCGAGGAGCTGAAGAAGGAGCAGGACACCAGTGCCCACCTGGAGCGGATGAAGAAGAACATGGAGCAGACAGTGAAGGACCTGCAGCATCGTCTGGATGAGGCTGAGCAGCTGGCCCTGAAGGGTGGGAAGAAGCAGATCCAGAAACTGGAGGCCAGG GTACATGAGCTTGAAGGAGAGGTTGAAAGTGAGCAGAAACGTAATGCTGAGGCTGTTAAAGGTTTGCGGAAACACGAGAGAAGAGTAAAAGAACTCACCTACCAG ACTGAGGAAGACCGCAAGAATGTCCTCAGGCTGCAGGACTTGGTAGATAAATTACAGGCGAAGGTGAAATCATACAAGAGACAAGCTGAGGAGGCT GAGGAACAATCCAACACTAATCTTGCTAAATTCCGCAAGCTCCAGCACGAGCTGGAGGAGGCCGAGGAGCGGGCTGACATTGCCGAGTCCCAGGTCAACAAGTTGCGGGTGAAGAGCCGAGAGGTTCACACGAAAATCAGTGCGGAGTGA